Genomic window (Subtercola endophyticus):
CGGTGGTGTAGTTGCCGGCCGCGACGGTTTCGGCGAGCATCCGGTCACCCGGTGCGATAGCGGCGGCCCAGTCGGGTGCCCGTCGCGCCGGAACGGTGGGCATCTCGTCGGCGACGGTGCCGCCCTGCGCCCGAGCATGCAGCCGGGCGCCGGCGGGCGACGACGTGCTGCTGGCCGGCTGCGCGGTCGTCACGCGCCGGCCCCGGCGGGAGTGCTGAGTGCGGCCGGTGCGGCGAGCACGGCCGGTGCCGGTGCCGGCAGCGTGTCGAGCCACTCGTTGACGCCGTCGCTGGTCACCAGCGCATCGCGCTGCAGGTACTCGATGGCCTCGAGGGCCGCGGTGTGCGCGCGCTCCGAGGAGCCGCCGACACAGTCTGCGATGACACGCACGCGGTAATCGTGCTGGTGGGCATCCACGGCCGTGTAGTGGATGCAGACGTCGGTCAGCCCGCCGACGAGCAGCAGAGTGTCGGCCTTGTAGGCCTTCAGTACGATCTCGAGTTCTGTACCGAAGAAGGCCGAGTAGCGACGCTTGCGAATGACGAATTCGCTCGGCCGGGGTGCGAGCCACGGGGCGAGTTCGGTCTCGTTCCAGCCTTCGATGCAGTGCGGGCCCTCGG
Coding sequences:
- a CDS encoding cysteine hydrolase family protein — its product is MIDIVGTPVLIVVDIQGGSTPLDESRTEIPHMSGREGRRPKVAALIARCRELGVPVVFIQEVHKPDLIDIGRELDGAEGPHCIEGWNETELAPWLAPRPSEFVIRKRRYSAFFGTELEIVLKAYKADTLLLVGGLTDVCIHYTAVDAHQHDYRVRVIADCVGGSSERAHTAALEAIEYLQRDALVTSDGVNEWLDTLPAPAPAVLAAPAALSTPAGAGA